The following proteins come from a genomic window of Halomarina ordinaria:
- a CDS encoding DUF92 domain-containing protein has translation MDSTVRRAGAFALVGALSLAVPALAGRLDPPVATVTAVLPFLLVAVAALTASKGGRLFDLFARPGDREEGRLYGLAGFALAAAGLALLTAVGLPTAVVVATLLLVVVGAFAEAGVRGLWGDPFYAVAAFVAVGFGAGVLGQLAAAALDVASRFVPPEALFLAATGALLAALLRSMLFERDDPLVLLTVALVLWLFDDLALALTPQQVVVGLAVTVALGYLSYALETASITGMLAGVFLAFLTVMLGGFGWLAVLVSFFGIGGLSTKFRYEQKRERGLAEGNDGARGSGNVLANSAVALAAVLGAATSSVIGLPESVFFFAFAGAVAAAMGDTLSSEVGGLYGPPRLITTLERVPPGTDGGVTWQGVVAGLAGTAVVAGIAALFFDLGVVAALVVVVAGFVGMTADSVLGATVEGGVVGNQGVNFLATLVAAVVAGACALGLPAVAL, from the coding sequence GTGGACTCTACCGTCCGGCGGGCGGGCGCGTTCGCGCTCGTCGGTGCGCTCTCGCTCGCCGTGCCCGCCCTCGCGGGACGCCTCGACCCTCCGGTCGCGACGGTGACAGCGGTGCTCCCGTTCCTGCTCGTCGCCGTCGCCGCCCTGACCGCGAGCAAGGGGGGCCGTCTGTTCGACCTGTTCGCCCGCCCCGGGGACCGCGAGGAGGGCCGACTGTACGGCCTCGCCGGGTTCGCGCTCGCGGCGGCCGGTCTCGCGCTCCTCACCGCCGTCGGCCTCCCGACGGCCGTCGTCGTCGCCACCCTCCTGCTCGTCGTCGTCGGCGCGTTCGCGGAGGCTGGGGTCCGAGGGCTGTGGGGGGACCCTTTCTACGCGGTGGCGGCCTTCGTCGCCGTGGGGTTCGGCGCGGGCGTCCTCGGTCAACTCGCGGCCGCTGCCCTCGACGTCGCCTCGCGGTTCGTCCCGCCGGAGGCGCTGTTCCTCGCGGCGACCGGGGCGCTGCTCGCGGCGCTGTTGCGCTCGATGCTCTTCGAGCGCGACGACCCGCTCGTCCTGCTCACCGTCGCGCTCGTGCTGTGGCTGTTCGACGACCTCGCGCTCGCGCTCACCCCCCAGCAGGTCGTCGTCGGCCTCGCCGTCACCGTCGCCCTCGGGTACCTCTCGTACGCGCTGGAGACGGCCTCCATCACCGGGATGCTCGCGGGGGTGTTCCTCGCGTTCCTCACCGTCATGCTGGGGGGATTCGGCTGGCTCGCGGTGCTCGTCTCCTTCTTCGGCATCGGCGGCCTCTCGACGAAGTTCCGCTACGAGCAGAAGCGCGAACGCGGCCTCGCCGAGGGGAACGACGGCGCGCGCGGGAGCGGCAACGTCCTCGCCAACTCGGCGGTGGCGCTCGCGGCCGTCCTCGGCGCCGCGACCAGTTCGGTGATCGGCCTCCCTGAGTCGGTGTTCTTCTTCGCGTTCGCCGGGGCCGTCGCCGCCGCGATGGGCGACACGCTCTCGTCGGAGGTGGGCGGCCTCTACGGCCCCCCGCGGCTCATCACCACCCTCGAACGCGTCCCTCCCGGCACGGACGGCGGCGTCACCTGGCAGGGCGTCGTCGCGGGACTCGCCGGAACGGCCGTCGTCGCCGGCATCGCCGCCCTCTTCTTCGACCTCGGGGTGGTCGCGGCGCTCGTCGTCGTGGTCGCCGGATTCGTCGGGATGACCGCCGACAGCGTCCTCGGCGCGACGGTCGAGGGGGGCGTCGTCGGTAACCAGGGCGTGAACTTCCTCGCGACGCTC